The stretch of DNA GCTGACGAACTTCAGCACCGCGGATTCGCCTGTCGGCCAGTGCCATTCCTCGTGATGCTCGTACATGACGTCGGTGCCGTTGTCGAGCATCAGGCCATCGAAGTTCTCGTAGGACGCCAGTGGCTCGAGGCCGATCTTGAGTCGCTTGACGATGTCTTCTGGCCCACGCGCCGCCGCCGTCGGGCCCACTGGCATGTCGAGGTAGATGCAGTCGTCGGACAGATACGTCTTCAACGATTCCCAGTCCCGCGCCGAGAGCGTCTTCCACATGCCGCGAACCGTATCCTCAACCGACACTTGCGAACTCCTTCTCTTGTGCAGCGACTGCGGGAGCCTTGTGTGCGGCGCGCAGGAAGCGTCCGGTGCGCTGCTTGCCGACGAGATCGGTGGCGTTGCCGTCGTAGAAGACCGCACGACCGCCGACCAAGACAGCGCTGACGGTGTCATCGTTGCGGTTCACCATCCGGGACAGCCCGCCATACTGCTCGACCGTGTCCTCCGCGTACTCGTCCAGCGTTGCATCCAAACGCTCCGGGTCGATGACGACGACATCGGCGCGGTCACCGATGCGCAGATGGCCGGCATCGATGCGATACCAGTCGGCCAGTTCACCGGTCAGCCGGTGCACGGCCTGCTCGATGGTCATGAATGGCCTGCCCGCCTTCTGCGCGTCGGCGACGTGACGCAGTAGCCGCAGGCCCATGTTGTAGAACGCCATATTGCGGAGGTGCGCGCCGGCGTCGGAGAAGCCCATCTGAATACCGGGCTCGCGTGCGAGTTTCTTCAGTACCTCGGGCCGGTGGTTGGAAATCGTGGTGCGCCAACGCAATGCCGTGCCGTGCTCGAGGACCAGGTCGAGGAAGGCGTCGACGGGGTGAAGGCCGCCGCGATGCTGGCCGACCTCACCGAACGACTTGCCGATCACCGATGTGTCGGGGCAGCAGACGATTTCGGCGTCGAAGAAGTCACGGTGCCATACGCGCACACCGAACTTGCTGTCGTATTGCTTGCGGAACTCGCGGCGATACGACTCGTCGCGCAGTAGTTCGTTGCGCTCGACCGCGTCGCGCAGATGCAGCGCAGCCGCGCCTGCGCCGAACTCCTCGAAGACCACCAAGTCGATGCCGTCGGCGTACACCTCGAACGGTACCGGCAGATGCTGCCAGCGGAAATTGCCGCCGAGGCGGTTGATCAGCCTCGCCGCAGGTCCCATACCCCAGATGGCGTACGGGTTCGACTTGACGTCGGCCGCCGAAAGCAAGCTGGTCTTGAGCGGATTGCGAAAGAAGCCGAGCGACTGGGCCAGTTGCGAGCCAAGGTTGAACGGGTTCGCAATGTCGGGGCCCGACTGCAGGATTCGGCCTGCGCGCCGCAGCAGTGACTTCAACCGTCGCAACTCGCGTGGCTTGGCGTACGTCGACGGCAGCGTGCGCGACCGACATACCTCGCCGTCGATTTTGTCGAAAAGCAGCTGTTGCGAAGACATTCCGACGAAGCCGGCCCGCAGCGCCTCGGCGAGCATCCGCTCCATCCGGGCCTGCTCGGCTCTGGTCGGGCGCTCGCTTTTCCGCGTCGCCCGATCCAGGCCCATGGTGGCGGCCCGCATGTCGGAATGGCCGATGAACGCGGCCAGGTTCGGGCCGAGCGGCCGCGTCTCCAGGGCCTGGATGTACTCCTCGGCGTTCGTCCAGGTCTTGTGCTCGTCGACGGCGGCGATGACGTGTTCGCGGGGAATCGCCTCGACCCTGCCGAAGATGTCGCCCGCGTCCTCACCGTTGACGTAGATCGTCGACAACGAACACGATCCCAGCATCACGGTCGTCACGCCGTGGCGCAGCGACTCCGAAAGCGACGGCCCGTTGAGCACCTCGACGTCGTAGTGGGTGTGGATGTCGATCATGCCGGGTAGCACCCACTTGCCCGTCGCATCGATGATCCGTTGGCAGTCCTTGTCGTCGAGATCATCGGGTGAGATCGCCACGATATGGCCGTCGCGGACACCGATGTTGCGCACCGCCGATGGGGCGCCCGTGCCATCGAACCAGCGGCCGTTTCGGATGATCGTGTCGTAGCTCACCAAGTCATAGAACAGCGCGTGCCGACGGGTGTCAACGATATCCGTGAACAGATTTCAGAAAATGTCTACTTTCGATGCTGAGCTGGGGTTATACCTCCGCCCAACCGTCCGGCTGCTGGCCGTCGATGTCGGTGAAGCCGTACTCGCGGGCCAGCTCGGCAGACGTGATCGAGCACTGATTCCAACGCGCCCGGTTCGCGTCGGCGGCCATTGCGGCGACGCCGCGTCCGACGAAACGGGGCGACTCCGAGATCGCGAATCCCGGGGGAGCGGTCGGGCCGTCGGACCGGTTCGGATCGAGCGCGGTGTGCCAGTTCTCTTCTGTGACACCCCAGTTGTCGAGCATCATCTCCGAGCGCAACCAGCCCGGTGTCACAGCGACGGCGGTGGCGCCGAATCGTGCGAGGTCGTGGCCGAGGCTGTAGCCGAGCCTGTTCACAGCCACCTTCGACAGGTCGTAGAAGACCGAGATCCGATACGTGTTGTCGTTGTATTCCTTTGTTCCGTCGGTGACTTCGACGTGCAGGCCGCCGGGACGCGCGATGAGTAGCGGGAGTAGGCAGTGCGCGGTGATCAAGTGGGTACCGACGCCGAGTTTCAGTATTCGAAGGCCGTCGTCCAGGTCGTGTTCCCAGATCGGCCGATTCCATGTGGGCGGGTGACCCTTGAGCACCTCGGCACCCCAGATGTCGTTGACAAGGATGTCGATGGCGCCGTGCTCGCGGCGAATTCGATCGGCCAGAGCCTGCACCTGCGCGATCTCGAGGTGGTCGACCTGGATCGGAATGCCGACGCCGCCGAGCGAGGTGACCAGTTCCGCTGTCTGTTCAATGGTTTCCGGGCGGTCGTAGTCGGACTGCGCGTTGCCGGTCACGCTGCTGCGCCCGGTACAGATCACGGTCGCGCCGGCTTCACCGAGTGCCGCTGCGATACCGCGGCCTGCCCCGCGCGTCGCGCCAGCGACGACCGCTACGCGGCCGCCCAGCGCATCCGCATCCGGCGTCCAGTTCATAAGTGCATACTCGCCAATGTGACCCCGCTACAGCGCTATATCGCCGAAGAAATTGCGACCGATCACGTCGACGGCTTGTTATCCAGACGCGAAGCATTGCGCCGGCTCGCGCTCCTGGGGGTGAGCACCGCTGCGGCCACGGCATTGATAGCCGCGTGTGGCGAGAACAAGAAGACGACGTCGAACGCGCCGGTAACGTCGAGCGGCGCCGCAACGTCACCGTCGGTGCCGCCGGGGTCGGCGAAGGCACTGCAGACCACGCCCATCACCTGGGCCGGCCCACAGGGTCAACTTCAGGCCGCATGGGCGGAGGCACCGAACGCCAAGGGCGGCATCCTGGTCATCCACGAGAACAAGGGCCTCACCGACTGGGTCCGGTCGGTGGCAGGCCGGTTCGCAGGCATCGGCTACTCGAGCCTGGCAATCGATCTGCTCTCCGGGCAGGGCGGAACGGCGAAGTTCAAGGACCCGGCAGCGGCCACTGCGGCGCTGGGCGCCATCCCGCCGCAGGAGTTCATCGCCAACCTGCAGTCGGGCATCGGCGAACTGGCGCGTCGCGTTCCCGGCAAGAAGCTGGCGGTCGTCGGGTTCTGCATGGGCGGCGGCTTGGTCTGGCAGCTACTCGCGTCTGGTGCATCGCAACTGGCCGCCGCGTTCCCGTTCTACGGGCCCGCGCCTGACAAACCTGACTTCCGCGGCTCGAAAGACGTTGCCGTGCTTGCGTTCTATGGTGAGCAGGACCAACGGGTGAACGCCACCGAACCTGTCGTCAGGGCTGCACTCGAGCAGGCCGGGATGGTGCACCAGCTCGTCACCGAACCCAACGCCAACCACGCGTTCTTCAACGACACGGGTGATCGCTACAGCGCCCCCGCAGCCGACGACGCCTGGCGCAAGGTGCAGGAGTGGCTGACCCAATACGTGGGTTGACCTCTCTCTCCCTTCTCCGCGAGCGTGCGCGTCTGTACGCAGACACGCCGCAAAATCTGTACAACTCGCGCACCGTCACCGGTACGCGAGGGTGCGCGTTCTGCTCGCGGCAATTCTCCGCATTCTGCTCGCGGCAATTCACAGTCTGTTTTCCTGCCGGTTGATGTCGCGTTGTTGACCGAACACGCGTGCCGGTTCTGATTCATCACATGCGGGTAGTGCAGGTTGCCAATTTCTACGGCCCGCGCTCGGGGGGCCTGCGCACGGCGGTCGACCGGCTCGGCGCCGAGTACTGCGCCGCCGGCCACGAAGTCTTCCTTGTCGTTCCGGGACGGTACTCCGAATGGCGCGAGCTGCCGACGGGCGTCGTTCGTATTTCCTTGCCCGCCAAGCTGATCCCGTTCACCGGCGGCTATCGTGCGGTACTGCCCGGCCCGGTCACGTCGCTGCTCAGACGGCTGGCCCCGGACGCGTTGGAGGTGTCGGACCGGCTGACCCTGCGTTCGCTCGGCGACTGGGGCCGACGACACGATGTGGGCACCGTGATGATCTCCCACGAACGCCTGGATCGCCTTGTCGGACAAATACTTCCGGCGCGCATCGCGCGGTCGATCGCCAACGTCGCCAACCGCCGCACCGCCGCCAGTTACGACGCGATCGTCTGCACGACAGCGTTCGCCCGCGAAGAGTTCGACCGTATCCACGCGACCAACATCATGACCGTGCCACTCGGCGTCGACCTCGACCAGTTCCATCCCCGCAGACATTCGGCGGATCTCCGGCAGCGCTGGGCGGAACCCGACCAGACACTGCTGGTGCACTGCGGTCGGCTCTCGGTGGAAAAGCATGCCCACCGCAGCATCGATACCGTTGCTGCACTGCGTGATTCGGGAGTCGACGCCAGGCTCGTCGTGGTCGGTGAGGGTCCGATGCGCGCCAGGCTCGAACGTCAGGCCGCCGGCCTGCCCGTCGACTTCACCGGCTTCATCGGCTGCCGCAACACCGTCGCGACCATCCTGGCCACCGCTGACGTCGCGCTCGCCCCTGGACCGCACGAAACATTCGGGCTGGCGGCGCTGGAAGCGCTTGCTTCCGGTACACCGGCCGTGGTGTCCCGCACATCGGCGCTCGCCGAAATCCTGACCATCGACAGCGGTGCCACCGCGGACAACGATCCCGACGCCATCGCCAGCGCCGTCACCTCGATCATCAGCAGGCCCGAAGGGCTGCGCCGCGACAGCGCACGCCGGCGGGCCGAACAGTTCACCTGGCCCCGGTCGGCGGCGGGCATGCTCAGCGCATTGGGCGCAGGCTAGCGCTACTTTGGCCGGATGGCGGCGGACACCGAGCGCGCGAGAAGCCTGTGGTTCGCGCTGCTGTTGACACTGGCCAACGGTTTCCTCGACGCACACACCTACCTAGCGCGTGGCGGGGTGTTCGCCAACGTGCAGACCGCCAACGTGATCTTCGGCGCCATCGACACCTCGAAGCGGGAGTGGGCGTTGGCGCTTGCCCATGTCTGGCCGCTGTTGGCGTTCATCGCGGGCGTCGGGTTGGCGTCGCACATCAAGTCGGGTCGCGCAGATCGCTTCGTCGCACGCCCGCTGGTGTGGACGATGGCGGTCCAAACCGTCGTCCTCGCGGTGATCGGCTTCGTTCCGGCGTCGGTCCCCCACAGCTACGTCACCGTGCCGATCTCGTTTCTGGCCGCCGTGCAGATCGGCCTGTTCCGCAACGTCGGTGAACTCGTCTATCTGCCCGTGGCCACCACCGGCAATCTGATGCGGTTCGTGGAGGCCGGATACGACGGCTTCGTCGAGAAACACGCCGAGTCGCGCCGAGCATTCGGGGTGTACGGCACGCTGATCGTCGCGTTCGCCGCAGGGGCGTTGATCGGGGCGTTCGCCAGCCGGGCGTGGGGCGTGCACGCGATCTGGCTGCCCGCGGGATTCCTTGCGGTCACACTGTGTCTGTTCATCATCGATGAACGGCACCTGCGGTGAACTACCATCCAGGCATGTTCCGGTTGCCGATAGTCCTGTCTGCCGCGGTTACGCTGGCGCTCGCAGGCATCGCGCCGGTCGCCAGCGCCGAGCCGAGCCCGCCGCCGTGCCAATACACGCTGTCACCGCCGCAAGTAGTTCCGCTAGGCGGCGGCACCGCGGTGACCTCCACTCTGTCGCTCGCGGCTTGTAACGACTCAGTCGGGTATCTGACCGTCGCGTGCGTGCAGCTGCAGGGAAGCGACGGGCCAGGTCAATGCGCGCAGCAGAACGGAATTCTGACCGCGCAGGTGTTCTACCAGCCGTACCGGCCAGGGGCGACGTACGTCGCGACCGGGCGCGGCTGCGCCAATACGGGCAACCCGCCGCAACCAATCTGCAAGTCGATGGGCCCGCTCACCGCGACCCTGTAGACCATCACGCGGCGAGGTATCGCACGCCGGGGCTCGGGTCGAACCGGTAACCGCGCCCACGGACGGTCGTCAGCACCCGCGCGTAGCGGCCCAGCTTGGCGCGCAGCCGTCGCACATGGGTGTCGACCGTGCGAAGCGACACGTCGCCACCGGGCGCCCTGTCATGCCACACCTCGCGCATCAGCTCGGCACGTGACACCGGCCGTCTCGGCATCCCCGCCAGGTAGCACAGCAGCTCGAATTCGCGATACGCCAACCGCAGCAGCTCACCGTCGCGGCGCACCTCGCGGTTGAACCGGTCGATGGTCAGGCCAGCCGCCGGGACGGTGGGGAGCCGCACCGGGCTCGCGGCCACCATTGCCTTGTGCGCGCGTACGCCCGGCACCGACCGCGCAATCAGGCGGCCGAACTCGTCGGCCAATTGCGCTGTGCGACTGGGTAGTTCCGCTGAGCGGACGGGGACATCGAGGACCAGCACCACCCTGACGGTGTCAACGGGCGGCGTTGCGGGTCGTGATGCCCCTTGGTACACCCGGTTACTCTCGCGATCCGGCACTGGCAGCGACAGGGTTTGCGTCGCGCTGAGCGCAACTCAGAACGCCGCCAGCACCTGCCCGGCATAGGTATTCGTGATGAATTCGCGGGTGGACTCCAGGTTCAGCGCCTCGGCCAACGCACGGACACCGAAGCTCTCGCGGTTGTCGGGCCGTGCCACCAGGTATTCCGCGTACGCCGGATTGCCGCGATCGCAGTACAACGCGCTGCCGGTGTCGACGCCCCATTCCATCGCCTGGTTGCCGAACAGGAACACCACATGTGCGCCCGCCCCGCTTCGCCCGCCCGCATCGAAATCCTCGCGCAGGTCGCCGAGCAGCCGGCTGGTCAGCTCCTTGAACACCAGGCGACGCGGATTCGACCGCACATCACCGACGTTCGCCACGCCGCGGCGCGCGGGCTGGCATTCGATGAGCCCCAGCTCGTCCAGCATGACCAGCGACCGGTCCACGTTCACCGGATCCGACGGCAGCGCGACCTCGGCGCAGTCGGGAATTTCGTCGAGGTCGCGAATAGTCGTGGAGTACATTCCGAACGGTTCGATATGGACCGGCGCCACCGGCACCAGCCCGTTGCCGGTGCGACGGTTGAAATCGTCCAGGAACGGCAGGTATTGAAAGAAGTTGGCGTGCAGCCGGCCTGCGACCAGCAGATCGTTCGGCTCATCGAAACTCTCGAAGATCTCGATCTGCAGATCGATATCGCATGCGGCCAGTGGCTCGCGAACGAAGTCGAGGATCTCGGCGTGAGGCACCGGCGTCGCGCCCACCCGCAGCGGCCGCTTGCCCTTGCTGGCGACGGCGCGCACCGAGCTGCTCATCGCCCGAACACTACCGACGCATGCCGGCGCCGCAAGCCCGGCGAATGTGTCCAATTGTGACGACATATGACTCACGATGACTCCAGATGTAGTGCCGCCATGGTGTTGTCCCTATCGTCGGCTCAACTACCACCGACAGGACGGTCAACCATGTCCGAAATAACCACTAGCCCAGAGGCTTTGGGGAAGCAGTCCCCAGCGCCGGTGCGCCAGCTGAAGGGCAACCTCGGCGTTGCGGCGATCGTGTTCATGGTCGTCGCCGCAGCAGCACCGCTCGGCGTGATCGGCGGGGTGGTGCCGCTCGGTCTCGCCGCGGGCAACGGCGCCGGGTTCCCGGCGACGTTCATCGCCTCGACCGTGATCCTGCTGTTCTTCGCCGTCGGTTTCACCGCCTTGACGCCCCATGTCGAGGAAGCCGGCGCGTTCTTCTCCTATGTGCGTAAAGCATTGGGGTTCCCGGCAGGTATCGGCATCGCATTTGTCGCGCTGGTGAGCTACGTCGCGATCGAAGCCGGTGTCTACGGTCTACTGGGCCCGGCCGGCGGCGCTGTCGTCGAGCTGTTCGGCGGCCCTGCGCTGCCGTGGTGGCTGTTCGCCGTTGTCGCATTCGCAGTAACCACGTTCCTCGGGTACCGCAACATCGAGCTTTCGAGCCGCGTGCTTGCGGTGCTGCTGACCGCCGAGATCGCCATCGTGTTGGTACTCGACGCGGTCATCGTAGGGCAGGGCGGCGACCATGGCCTGTCGACAGGCATCGTCAATTCCAGCGTGATCTTCTCGGGCTCTGTCGGTATCGGTCTGCTCTTCGCGCTGATCAGTTTCGTCGGCTTCGAGGCCACTGCGATCTTCCGCGACGAGGCCCGCGCCCCTGAACGCACGATTCCCCGCGCCACCTACGCGGCGCTGATCCTCATCGGGGCGTTCTATGCGGTGACGAGTTGGGCGCTGGTTTCAGGGTGGGGCGATGCCGAAGCGGTCAGCCGGGCCACCCATTCAGGCGGCACCTTCCTGTCGGACACCGCGCAGCGCTACATCGGCGTCGTCGGCAACGACATCATCACGGTGCTGTACTTCACCAGCCTTTACGCCTGCATTCTGTCGTTCCACAACGTCGCATCGCGGTACGTCTTCGCCCTCTCGCAGCGTGACGTCCTGCCGGAGTCGCTGAGCTATCCGCACACCAAACATGGTTCACCACACCAGGCTTCGTTGTGGATTTCCGGGGTGGTAGCGATCAGCGTCGCCCTGGCGGTGGTGTTCAAGCTCGACCCGGCTGCCCAGTTCTACACCTGGTTTGCCGGCGCCACAACGGTCGGCTTTGTTGTGCTGTTGATCGCCACCAGCGTCGCCGTGCTGGTCTTCTTCTCCCGCGGCCGCCGCGGCCACTCGCAGTGGCGGGTGCGCATCGCACCCGCCCTCGGGCTCGTCGGGTTGGCGGGGTCCTTGATCCTCATTTTGGCCAACCTGAAGGATTTGGTCGGCGGCTCAAGCATTCTCGCGTGGGTGATCATCGGCACGCTCGTCAGTTCGTTCGCGCTTGGCGCCGTGATCGGCACACGAGTTGACCGGGTCGCATCATGACCGAGCGCGACCTGTTGCAGGGACTCGCCGACGGCTCACTGACCGAGATCGAGGTGGCGTGGAGCGATCCGTTCGGCCACGCGCAGGGCAAGCGGATACCCGCAGGGCAGTTCCTCGACCGCGCGAAGGGCCACGGGTTCGCGTTCTGTGAGGCATCGTTAGGCTGGAACACCGACGGCACCGTCATCGATGGATTGGGGCTGACCAACTGGGACGGCGGCTACCCCGACGTGTTCGCGGTGCCCGACTTCGCCACGTTCCGGCCTGTGCCGTGGCGGCAGGGCGTCGGGCATGTCATCGCGGATATCGTTGCGCACGACCGTAATCCGTCGCTACTCGACCCGCGGGCCGTGCTGAAACGGGTGCTGGCCAGGCTGGCGGCGCTGGGCTACACCGCCAAGGTCGGCGTCGAGCTGGAGTTCTACCTGCTGAACCCCGACGGCACAGCATTTCAGGACGACATTCACGCGTACTCGCTGGAGAACGCCAACGCGCTCGATCCGTTGCTGACCGATCTCAACGAAACCCTCGGCGCCTTCACCCGATTGGAGGGCATCCAGACCGAGTACGGCCCAGGACAGGTGGAGACCAACCTCGTCTACTCCGATGCGCTCGAAGCCGCCGACGACGCGGCGCGGCTCAAGTACGCGGCCAAGGAGGTGGCCCGCAGGCACGGCAAGGTCGCCAGCTTCATGGCCAAGCCGTTCTCCGAGCACTCCGGCAGTTCCCAGCATCTGCACATCTCGTTGTGGCGTGACGGCGCAGCGGCTTTCGCTTCCGACGATGGCAACGAGAACGAGGTGGTGTTGCACGCGATCGCGGGGCTCCTCGAGCACCTGCCATCGATCACCGTGTTCGGCGCGCATTCGGTCAACGCGTATCGGCGCTTTGTGCCCGACTCGTTCGCGCCGGCGACCGCGACATGGAGCCGCGACAATCGCAGCGCCGCAGTGCGATCGCTGATCGAGACCGATCCGTCCGCCACCCGCATCGAACTGCGCAGCGGCGCATCGGATGCCAACCCGTACTGGTTGGTGGCCTCTGCGCTGGCGGCCGTGGTCGCCGGGCTGGAAGCGCAGCGTCAGCCGCCGCAATCCGAAAGCGGCAACCTGTACTTCACCGGCACACCGCTGCCCGAGTCCCTCGGTATCGCACTGGCACTGGCCACCCAGGACGACACCATCCTCGACATCCTCGGTGCGGAATCCGTACGCGATTTCGCCGCCATCGCCCGCAGTGAGTGGCAGCAGTATTCGAACCACGTCAGCGACTGGGAACGCCGTCGCTACCTGACCAGT from Mycobacterium sp. JS623 encodes:
- a CDS encoding nuclear transport factor 2 family protein, which produces MSVEDTVRGMWKTLSARDWESLKTYLSDDCIYLDMPVGPTAAARGPEDIVKRLKIGLEPLASYENFDGLMLDNGTDVMYEHHEEWHWPTGESAVLKFVSVHRVQGGKITLWNDYWDMGALTNSAPPTWMEDFANADMSWIFDATGLV
- a CDS encoding N-acyl-D-amino-acid deacylase family protein, whose product is MSYDTIIRNGRWFDGTGAPSAVRNIGVRDGHIVAISPDDLDDKDCQRIIDATGKWVLPGMIDIHTHYDVEVLNGPSLSESLRHGVTTVMLGSCSLSTIYVNGEDAGDIFGRVEAIPREHVIAAVDEHKTWTNAEEYIQALETRPLGPNLAAFIGHSDMRAATMGLDRATRKSERPTRAEQARMERMLAEALRAGFVGMSSQQLLFDKIDGEVCRSRTLPSTYAKPRELRRLKSLLRRAGRILQSGPDIANPFNLGSQLAQSLGFFRNPLKTSLLSAADVKSNPYAIWGMGPAARLINRLGGNFRWQHLPVPFEVYADGIDLVVFEEFGAGAAALHLRDAVERNELLRDESYRREFRKQYDSKFGVRVWHRDFFDAEIVCCPDTSVIGKSFGEVGQHRGGLHPVDAFLDLVLEHGTALRWRTTISNHRPEVLKKLAREPGIQMGFSDAGAHLRNMAFYNMGLRLLRHVADAQKAGRPFMTIEQAVHRLTGELADWYRIDAGHLRIGDRADVVVIDPERLDATLDEYAEDTVEQYGGLSRMVNRNDDTVSAVLVGGRAVFYDGNATDLVGKQRTGRFLRAAHKAPAVAAQEKEFASVG
- a CDS encoding SDR family oxidoreductase, whose product is MNWTPDADALGGRVAVVAGATRGAGRGIAAALGEAGATVICTGRSSVTGNAQSDYDRPETIEQTAELVTSLGGVGIPIQVDHLEIAQVQALADRIRREHGAIDILVNDIWGAEVLKGHPPTWNRPIWEHDLDDGLRILKLGVGTHLITAHCLLPLLIARPGGLHVEVTDGTKEYNDNTYRISVFYDLSKVAVNRLGYSLGHDLARFGATAVAVTPGWLRSEMMLDNWGVTEENWHTALDPNRSDGPTAPPGFAISESPRFVGRGVAAMAADANRARWNQCSITSAELAREYGFTDIDGQQPDGWAEV
- a CDS encoding dienelactone hydrolase family protein, with amino-acid sequence MTPLQRYIAEEIATDHVDGLLSRREALRRLALLGVSTAAATALIAACGENKKTTSNAPVTSSGAATSPSVPPGSAKALQTTPITWAGPQGQLQAAWAEAPNAKGGILVIHENKGLTDWVRSVAGRFAGIGYSSLAIDLLSGQGGTAKFKDPAAATAALGAIPPQEFIANLQSGIGELARRVPGKKLAVVGFCMGGGLVWQLLASGASQLAAAFPFYGPAPDKPDFRGSKDVAVLAFYGEQDQRVNATEPVVRAALEQAGMVHQLVTEPNANHAFFNDTGDRYSAPAADDAWRKVQEWLTQYVG
- a CDS encoding glycosyltransferase, with translation MRVVQVANFYGPRSGGLRTAVDRLGAEYCAAGHEVFLVVPGRYSEWRELPTGVVRISLPAKLIPFTGGYRAVLPGPVTSLLRRLAPDALEVSDRLTLRSLGDWGRRHDVGTVMISHERLDRLVGQILPARIARSIANVANRRTAASYDAIVCTTAFAREEFDRIHATNIMTVPLGVDLDQFHPRRHSADLRQRWAEPDQTLLVHCGRLSVEKHAHRSIDTVAALRDSGVDARLVVVGEGPMRARLERQAAGLPVDFTGFIGCRNTVATILATADVALAPGPHETFGLAALEALASGTPAVVSRTSALAEILTIDSGATADNDPDAIASAVTSIISRPEGLRRDSARRRAEQFTWPRSAAGMLSALGAG
- a CDS encoding YoaK family protein — translated: MAADTERARSLWFALLLTLANGFLDAHTYLARGGVFANVQTANVIFGAIDTSKREWALALAHVWPLLAFIAGVGLASHIKSGRADRFVARPLVWTMAVQTVVLAVIGFVPASVPHSYVTVPISFLAAVQIGLFRNVGELVYLPVATTGNLMRFVEAGYDGFVEKHAESRRAFGVYGTLIVAFAAGALIGAFASRAWGVHAIWLPAGFLAVTLCLFIIDERHLR
- a CDS encoding winged helix-turn-helix domain-containing protein; the protein is MLVLDVPVRSAELPSRTAQLADEFGRLIARSVPGVRAHKAMVAASPVRLPTVPAAGLTIDRFNREVRRDGELLRLAYREFELLCYLAGMPRRPVSRAELMREVWHDRAPGGDVSLRTVDTHVRRLRAKLGRYARVLTTVRGRGYRFDPSPGVRYLAA
- a CDS encoding MetQ/NlpA family ABC transporter substrate-binding protein, whose translation is MSSSVRAVASKGKRPLRVGATPVPHAEILDFVREPLAACDIDLQIEIFESFDEPNDLLVAGRLHANFFQYLPFLDDFNRRTGNGLVPVAPVHIEPFGMYSTTIRDLDEIPDCAEVALPSDPVNVDRSLVMLDELGLIECQPARRGVANVGDVRSNPRRLVFKELTSRLLGDLREDFDAGGRSGAGAHVVFLFGNQAMEWGVDTGSALYCDRGNPAYAEYLVARPDNRESFGVRALAEALNLESTREFITNTYAGQVLAAF
- a CDS encoding APC family permease, translated to MSEITTSPEALGKQSPAPVRQLKGNLGVAAIVFMVVAAAAPLGVIGGVVPLGLAAGNGAGFPATFIASTVILLFFAVGFTALTPHVEEAGAFFSYVRKALGFPAGIGIAFVALVSYVAIEAGVYGLLGPAGGAVVELFGGPALPWWLFAVVAFAVTTFLGYRNIELSSRVLAVLLTAEIAIVLVLDAVIVGQGGDHGLSTGIVNSSVIFSGSVGIGLLFALISFVGFEATAIFRDEARAPERTIPRATYAALILIGAFYAVTSWALVSGWGDAEAVSRATHSGGTFLSDTAQRYIGVVGNDIITVLYFTSLYACILSFHNVASRYVFALSQRDVLPESLSYPHTKHGSPHQASLWISGVVAISVALAVVFKLDPAAQFYTWFAGATTVGFVVLLIATSVAVLVFFSRGRRGHSQWRVRIAPALGLVGLAGSLILILANLKDLVGGSSILAWVIIGTLVSSFALGAVIGTRVDRVAS
- a CDS encoding glutamine synthetase family protein, coding for MTERDLLQGLADGSLTEIEVAWSDPFGHAQGKRIPAGQFLDRAKGHGFAFCEASLGWNTDGTVIDGLGLTNWDGGYPDVFAVPDFATFRPVPWRQGVGHVIADIVAHDRNPSLLDPRAVLKRVLARLAALGYTAKVGVELEFYLLNPDGTAFQDDIHAYSLENANALDPLLTDLNETLGAFTRLEGIQTEYGPGQVETNLVYSDALEAADDAARLKYAAKEVARRHGKVASFMAKPFSEHSGSSQHLHISLWRDGAAAFASDDGNENEVVLHAIAGLLEHLPSITVFGAHSVNAYRRFVPDSFAPATATWSRDNRSAAVRSLIETDPSATRIELRSGASDANPYWLVASALAAVVAGLEAQRQPPQSESGNLYFTGTPLPESLGIALALATQDDTILDILGAESVRDFAAIARSEWQQYSNHVSDWERRRYLTSS